A genomic region of Micromonospora sp. NBC_01796 contains the following coding sequences:
- a CDS encoding acyl-CoA carboxylase subunit beta produces the protein MSTTSVSADSAVVDHRDPEVRLRALFDAGSLRLVVPRDDSGVLWARGEIDGAPAVAYATDATRMGGAMGTVGCQHVVDAIDTAVRERVPVLGLWHSGGARLAEGVVALDAVGQIFAAMVRASGRVPQISVVLGPAAGGAAYGPALTDIVVMSGAGRIFVTGPEVVRSVTGEQVDMERLGGPEPHGRRSGVVHVTTKDDESALAEARKLAALLGRQGRLSPADVPATAPEGHDLAVLMPAEMNRAYDVKPVVKALLDAAGVELHAKWAPNVVTVLGRFAGRTVGVIANNPLRLGGCLDASSAEKAARFVRMCDALGVPLIVLVDVPGYLPGLGQEWDGVVRRGAKLLHAFAEAVVPRVTLVTRKAYGGAYIAMNSRALGATAVFAWPNAEVAVMGAAAAVNILHRKRLAATPPADRDALRAQLIEEQVRTAGGVNRALEIGVVDDVIQPTETRRRIAEALAAAPAARGAHGNIPL, from the coding sequence GTGAGCACCACTTCCGTCAGCGCTGACTCCGCCGTCGTCGACCACCGCGACCCCGAGGTGCGGCTCCGGGCCCTGTTCGACGCCGGCTCGCTGCGCCTGGTGGTGCCCCGCGACGACTCGGGCGTGCTCTGGGCCCGGGGCGAGATCGACGGCGCCCCCGCCGTCGCGTACGCCACCGACGCCACCCGGATGGGTGGTGCGATGGGCACCGTCGGGTGCCAGCACGTCGTCGACGCGATCGACACCGCCGTCCGCGAGCGGGTGCCGGTGCTCGGCCTCTGGCACTCCGGTGGCGCCCGGCTGGCCGAGGGTGTGGTCGCACTCGACGCGGTCGGTCAGATCTTCGCCGCCATGGTGCGCGCCTCCGGGCGGGTGCCGCAGATCTCGGTGGTGCTCGGCCCGGCGGCCGGCGGTGCCGCGTACGGGCCGGCGCTGACCGACATCGTGGTGATGAGCGGTGCCGGTCGGATCTTCGTGACCGGGCCGGAGGTGGTCCGCAGCGTCACCGGCGAGCAGGTCGACATGGAACGCCTCGGTGGCCCCGAGCCGCACGGCCGCCGCTCCGGCGTGGTGCACGTGACCACCAAGGACGACGAGTCGGCCCTGGCCGAGGCCCGGAAGCTGGCCGCCCTCCTGGGTCGCCAGGGGCGGCTGAGCCCGGCCGACGTCCCGGCCACCGCCCCGGAGGGGCACGACCTCGCCGTGCTGATGCCGGCGGAGATGAACCGGGCGTACGACGTGAAGCCGGTGGTGAAGGCGCTGCTGGACGCCGCCGGGGTGGAGTTGCACGCCAAGTGGGCACCGAACGTGGTGACCGTCCTCGGTCGCTTCGCCGGTCGTACGGTCGGCGTGATCGCGAACAACCCGCTGCGGCTCGGCGGCTGCCTGGACGCGTCCAGCGCGGAGAAGGCGGCCCGGTTCGTGCGCATGTGCGACGCGCTCGGCGTACCGCTGATCGTGCTGGTCGACGTACCCGGTTACCTGCCCGGCCTGGGCCAGGAGTGGGACGGCGTGGTACGTCGCGGCGCCAAGCTCCTGCACGCGTTCGCCGAGGCGGTGGTGCCCCGGGTGACCCTGGTGACCCGCAAGGCGTACGGCGGCGCGTACATCGCGATGAACTCCCGTGCACTGGGCGCCACGGCGGTCTTCGCCTGGCCGAACGCCGAGGTCGCCGTGATGGGCGCGGCGGCGGCGGTGAACATCCTGCACCGCAAGCGGCTGGCCGCCACCCCTCCCGCCGATCGTGACGCCCTGCGGGCGCAACTGATCGAGGAACAGGTCAGGACCGCCGGTGGGGTGAACCGGGCGCTGGAGATCGGCGTGGTCGACGACGTGATCCAGCCGACGGAGACCCGTCGCCGGATCGCCGAGGCGCTCGCCGCCGCTCCGGCCGCCCGCGGCGCCCACGGCAACATCCCCCTCTGA
- a CDS encoding glycosyltransferase family 2 protein yields MTQPGPALSVVVPMFNEETVLPLLVERLRTVLDGLGEPYEVVAVDDGSTDGTAAALAGLRAHWPQLRVLRLRRNSGHQAALVAGVLRAGGGHVVSLDADLQDPPETIAEMLRVARAGQLDIVYGVRADRRTDTVFKRWTAGLYYRLMRRLVGKQVPAQAGDFRLLSRAAVEALRELPERTPVLRLVVPWLGFPSGEVTYLRDERAAGRTKYPVSRMVGLAADSVTSFSAAPLRFATWLGLAGVAVCSLLVVVAVVAYFFGATVSGWPSLYVAVLFLGAVQLLCLGLLGEYVARIYTAVQGRPAYFVASDSADGPPAGPATAPTGGEPAGTAGDGGVAALADTLR; encoded by the coding sequence GTGACGCAACCGGGACCGGCGCTGTCCGTGGTCGTGCCGATGTTCAACGAGGAGACCGTGCTCCCGCTGCTGGTCGAGCGGCTCCGGACGGTCCTCGACGGGCTCGGCGAACCGTACGAGGTGGTCGCCGTCGACGACGGCAGCACCGACGGCACCGCCGCCGCGCTGGCCGGACTGCGGGCCCACTGGCCACAGCTACGGGTGCTGCGGCTGCGCCGCAACAGCGGGCACCAGGCGGCGCTCGTCGCCGGGGTGCTCCGGGCCGGCGGCGGGCACGTGGTCAGCCTCGACGCCGACCTCCAGGACCCGCCGGAGACCATCGCCGAAATGCTGCGGGTCGCCCGCGCCGGCCAGCTCGACATCGTGTACGGCGTGCGCGCCGACCGGCGTACCGACACGGTTTTCAAGCGGTGGACCGCCGGGCTGTACTACCGGCTGATGCGACGGCTCGTCGGCAAGCAGGTGCCCGCCCAGGCCGGTGACTTCCGGCTGCTCAGCCGGGCCGCGGTGGAGGCACTGCGGGAGTTGCCCGAGCGGACCCCGGTGCTCCGGCTGGTCGTACCCTGGCTCGGGTTTCCCAGCGGTGAGGTCACCTACCTGCGCGACGAACGGGCGGCCGGGCGGACCAAGTACCCGGTGTCCCGGATGGTCGGCCTCGCCGCCGACAGCGTGACCAGCTTCTCCGCCGCCCCGCTGCGCTTCGCCACCTGGCTCGGCCTGGCCGGCGTCGCGGTCTGCTCGCTGCTGGTGGTGGTCGCCGTGGTCGCGTACTTCTTCGGCGCGACGGTCAGCGGATGGCCCTCCCTGTACGTGGCGGTGCTCTTCCTCGGCGCCGTCCAGTTGCTCTGCCTCGGCCTACTGGGGGAGTACGTGGCCCGGATCTACACGGCGGTGCAGGGGCGGCCGGCGTACTTCGTCGCCAGCGACAGTGCCGACGGCCCGCCGGCAGGCCCGGCCACCGCTCCCACCGGCGGCGAACCCGCCGGCACGGCCGGTGACGGCGGCGTGGCAGCTCTCGCCGACACGCTCCGTTGA
- a CDS encoding glycoside hydrolase family 3 protein, translating to MPTLLRRTIAALAVLAALTATGCAGRSDQGTTAGASPTVPASPTAGPSPSGGPDPAARAAELVGRLTDEDLVGQVLMPYAYGSSATKVTPGSATGNKALAGVETPAEMIAKYRLGGLILVGFSADDPTGKNQVTTNVDNVAQVHGLTGGLQEAGAKLAAGAAPLLIGTDQEFGVVTRIGTGVTVLPSAMAFGAARNPGLTEAAWSAAGTELAALGINVDFAPDADVLGAHSAVIGSRSFGDDPKVTGEQVAAAVRGLQGAGVAATLKHFPGHGHTAADSHDDLPQLTQDRAALDKGDLPPFTTGIAAGAGLVMSGHLDVRAIDPGVPATFSHKVLTDLLRGQLGFKGVVVTDGMNMAPAMRYPPGEAAVRAINAGNDLLLMPPNLTQAYDGLLAGVRDGTLPRTRLVEAVTRVLTLKFTLAGRPAPAMATLDTAAHRDAARKVANASVTALRGTCAEAAVHGPITVTAANGREKTAATLTDALRAAGATVVAQGGTVVHLVGYGDAASDLNTAAGVTVAMDTPYVLDAAKSPVLLATYSSTAVSMAALADVLAGKARPTGQSPVPVTGLPRSSCTA from the coding sequence ATGCCGACCCTCCTCCGGCGTACCATCGCCGCGCTTGCCGTACTGGCCGCGCTGACCGCGACCGGCTGTGCCGGTCGATCCGACCAGGGCACCACGGCGGGCGCGAGCCCCACCGTCCCGGCCAGCCCCACGGCCGGTCCGAGCCCCTCCGGCGGCCCGGATCCGGCAGCGCGGGCGGCCGAGCTGGTCGGCCGGCTGACCGACGAGGACCTGGTCGGCCAGGTGCTGATGCCGTACGCGTACGGCAGCTCGGCCACCAAGGTCACCCCCGGCTCGGCAACCGGGAACAAGGCGCTGGCCGGAGTCGAGACCCCGGCCGAGATGATCGCCAAGTACCGGCTGGGTGGGCTCATCCTGGTCGGGTTCTCCGCCGACGACCCCACCGGTAAGAACCAGGTCACCACGAACGTCGACAACGTCGCGCAGGTGCACGGGCTGACCGGCGGGTTGCAGGAGGCCGGCGCCAAGCTCGCCGCCGGCGCCGCCCCGCTCCTGATCGGCACCGACCAGGAGTTCGGTGTGGTCACCCGGATCGGCACCGGAGTGACGGTGCTGCCCAGCGCGATGGCCTTCGGCGCGGCCCGCAACCCCGGCCTCACCGAGGCCGCCTGGTCCGCCGCCGGCACCGAACTCGCCGCACTCGGCATCAACGTCGACTTCGCCCCCGACGCCGACGTACTCGGCGCGCACAGCGCGGTGATCGGGTCCCGGTCCTTCGGCGACGACCCCAAGGTCACCGGGGAACAGGTCGCCGCCGCCGTCCGGGGCCTGCAGGGCGCGGGAGTCGCCGCGACCCTCAAGCACTTCCCCGGCCACGGCCACACCGCCGCCGACTCGCACGACGACCTGCCGCAGCTCACCCAGGACCGGGCCGCGCTCGACAAGGGCGACCTGCCGCCGTTCACCACCGGTATCGCCGCCGGCGCCGGGCTGGTCATGTCCGGGCACCTGGACGTACGGGCGATCGACCCGGGGGTGCCGGCCACCTTCTCGCACAAGGTGCTCACCGACCTGCTCCGGGGGCAGCTCGGCTTCAAGGGCGTGGTGGTCACCGACGGGATGAACATGGCCCCTGCCATGCGCTACCCGCCGGGCGAGGCCGCGGTCCGGGCGATCAACGCCGGCAACGACCTGTTGCTGATGCCGCCGAACCTGACCCAGGCCTACGACGGGCTGCTGGCCGGCGTACGCGACGGGACGCTGCCCCGTACCCGGCTGGTCGAGGCGGTGACCCGGGTGCTGACGCTGAAGTTCACGCTCGCCGGGCGACCGGCCCCGGCGATGGCGACCCTGGACACGGCGGCGCACCGGGACGCCGCCCGGAAGGTGGCGAACGCGTCCGTGACCGCGCTGCGCGGCACCTGCGCCGAGGCGGCCGTGCACGGGCCGATCACGGTCACCGCCGCCAACGGGCGGGAGAAGACCGCCGCCACGCTCACCGACGCGCTCCGGGCCGCCGGTGCCACCGTGGTCGCCCAGGGCGGCACGGTCGTGCACCTGGTCGGGTACGGCGACGCCGCCTCCGACCTGAACACCGCCGCCGGGGTCACCGTCGCGATGGACACCCCGTACGTGCTCGACGCGGCCAAGTCGCCGGTCCTGCTGGCGACGTACTCGTCGACGGCGGTGTCGATGGCGGCACTGGCCGACGTGCTCGCCGGAAAGGCCCGACCGACCGGTCAGTCACCGGTGCCGGTGACCGGCCTGCCGCGCAGTTCCTGCACCGCCTGA
- a CDS encoding HelD family protein produces MTDLTTLQQEMAAEQRHLDLVYARLAQLRQTAVQAEQEGYQLARVGNFGALVERDAMVFHAARRRQSLDAEHEGLVFGRLDLRDRQVLHVGRLGVRGERAEPLVIDWRAPAAAAFYQATPADPRGVVRRRMIQSANEKVTRIEDDLLDPGAAPPDMRVVGDGALLASLAKATGRGMRDIVATIQREQDEAIRSPAGGVTIVSGGPGTGKTAVALHRAAYLLYSDRNRFAGGGVLVVGPSGVFVEYIASVLPSLGEETATLHSLGSLFPGVVATRTDPTSVAAIKGSLRMRRVLERAAHDTVPGGPNELRLLYRGELLRLGAGELDAIRVRALPRGARRNEVRRAGIDGLFNALWTQAQRMRAGRLPERREFEGELAERGDFRDFIRAWWPQLHPWHVMGWMTRPERLQAYASGILSNREIRALSASWRTLDADGPTIADVAILDELDELLGKPLRAAKRRRDPYLLGGGVRELSTYADRQRAERARIERPEDYQEYAHVVVDESQDVSPMQWRMLGRRGRLASWTVVGDPAQTAWTGDARELSQSRDKALGRRPRHDFTLSTNYRNPAEIFEVAAAVIREVAPDLPLPTAVRSTGVEPIELVVTPEELAATTVREVTDLLAEVQGTVGVITPVPRRDEVAGWLEHLAEPRLQVVTSLQAKGMEYDGVALIAPTEIRTDSESGVRTLYVALSRATQRLTTIDTPPRP; encoded by the coding sequence TTGACCGACCTCACCACCCTGCAACAGGAGATGGCCGCCGAGCAGCGGCATCTCGACCTGGTCTACGCCCGGCTGGCCCAGCTGCGCCAGACCGCCGTCCAGGCTGAGCAGGAGGGTTACCAGCTCGCCCGGGTGGGCAACTTCGGCGCGCTCGTCGAACGGGACGCGATGGTCTTCCACGCCGCCCGGCGCCGGCAGTCCCTCGACGCCGAACACGAGGGGCTGGTCTTCGGCCGGCTGGACCTGCGCGACCGGCAGGTGCTGCACGTCGGTCGGCTCGGCGTACGGGGTGAGCGGGCCGAGCCGCTGGTGATCGACTGGCGGGCACCCGCTGCCGCCGCCTTCTACCAGGCGACCCCCGCCGACCCCCGGGGAGTGGTCCGGCGACGCATGATCCAGTCCGCCAACGAGAAGGTCACCCGGATCGAGGACGACCTGCTCGACCCGGGGGCCGCACCGCCCGACATGCGGGTGGTCGGTGACGGGGCACTGCTCGCCTCGCTGGCCAAGGCGACCGGACGGGGCATGCGCGACATCGTCGCCACCATCCAGCGCGAGCAGGACGAGGCGATCCGCTCCCCCGCCGGCGGGGTCACGATCGTCTCCGGCGGGCCGGGGACCGGCAAGACCGCGGTCGCCCTGCACCGGGCCGCCTACCTGCTCTACTCCGACCGGAACCGGTTCGCCGGGGGCGGCGTACTGGTGGTCGGTCCGTCCGGGGTCTTCGTCGAGTACATCGCCTCCGTACTGCCCTCGCTCGGTGAGGAGACCGCCACCCTGCACTCGCTCGGGTCACTGTTCCCCGGCGTGGTCGCCACCCGTACGGACCCGACCTCGGTCGCGGCGATCAAGGGTTCGCTGCGGATGCGCCGGGTGCTGGAGCGGGCCGCCCACGACACCGTCCCCGGCGGCCCCAACGAGCTGCGCCTGCTCTACCGGGGCGAGTTGCTCCGGCTCGGTGCCGGCGAACTGGACGCGATCCGGGTCCGGGCGCTGCCCCGTGGCGCCCGGCGCAACGAGGTACGCCGGGCCGGCATCGACGGGCTGTTCAACGCGCTCTGGACCCAGGCGCAACGGATGCGGGCCGGGCGGCTGCCGGAGCGCCGCGAGTTCGAGGGCGAGCTGGCCGAACGCGGCGATTTCCGGGACTTCATCCGGGCCTGGTGGCCGCAACTGCACCCGTGGCACGTCATGGGCTGGATGACCCGGCCGGAGCGGCTCCAGGCGTACGCGTCGGGGATCCTGTCCAACCGGGAGATCCGGGCACTGAGCGCCTCGTGGCGAACCCTGGACGCCGACGGGCCGACCATCGCCGACGTGGCCATCCTGGACGAGTTGGACGAGCTGCTCGGCAAGCCGCTGCGGGCGGCGAAGCGCCGGCGGGACCCGTACCTGCTCGGCGGTGGGGTACGCGAGCTGAGCACGTACGCCGACCGGCAGCGCGCCGAGCGGGCCCGCATCGAACGCCCGGAGGACTACCAGGAGTACGCCCACGTGGTGGTGGACGAGTCCCAGGACGTGTCCCCGATGCAGTGGCGGATGCTCGGCCGGCGCGGTCGGCTCGCCTCGTGGACCGTGGTCGGCGACCCGGCCCAGACCGCCTGGACCGGGGATGCCCGCGAGCTGTCCCAGTCCCGGGACAAGGCGCTCGGTCGCCGCCCCCGACACGACTTCACCCTCTCCACCAACTACCGCAACCCGGCGGAGATCTTCGAGGTGGCCGCCGCGGTGATCCGGGAGGTCGCCCCCGACCTTCCGCTGCCGACGGCGGTGCGTTCCACCGGGGTCGAGCCGATCGAGCTGGTCGTGACGCCGGAGGAGCTGGCCGCGACGACCGTCCGGGAGGTGACGGACCTGCTCGCCGAGGTCCAGGGGACGGTCGGGGTGATCACGCCGGTGCCGCGCCGGGACGAGGTCGCCGGCTGGCTGGAACACCTGGCCGAACCGCGCCTCCAGGTGGTCACCAGCCTCCAGGCCAAGGGCATGGAGTACGACGGGGTCGCCCTGATCGCCCCCACCGAGATCCGTACCGACTCCGAGTCCGGCGTACGCACCCTCTACGTGGCCCTCTCCCGCGCCACCCAGCGCCTGACCACCATCGACACCCCGCCCCGCCCCTGA
- a CDS encoding alpha/beta fold hydrolase, whose amino-acid sequence MSDHPPTQRIPVEPVGSAPATATLAAPEPPGTPDALDTPEPPLDTPDALAAAGPGTAGPGTAGVELSDGIRLEVEQVGPATAPITVVLLHGWTLDHRTWHRQVSALVENLGDAVRIISYDARGHGRSGVSNLGTATLARLGDDLAELLDRLAPTGPVVLVGHSLGGMTIMEYAHRHPDDFATRIAGLVFVATTAEGHTHTCYGLPTRVAWLIRLAETTGAGVLARCGGLRTPQPLLQALRPSLRWLLFGDDCASEDIRLTTSAVSRAALVAIGGLRSSIGRQHRLDTLATLGDLPVAALVGDRDRLTPPRCTESIVETLPDTELTVCPGAGHMLMLERPDEVNAALLEVVRRALAPIPAQRRPHPH is encoded by the coding sequence ATGTCTGACCACCCCCCGACCCAGCGCATCCCGGTCGAGCCGGTCGGTTCCGCCCCCGCGACAGCCACCCTGGCCGCCCCCGAGCCGCCCGGCACCCCCGACGCGCTCGACACTCCCGAGCCCCCGCTCGACACTCCCGACGCGCTCGCCGCCGCCGGACCCGGTACCGCCGGACCCGGTACCGCCGGGGTCGAGCTGTCCGACGGGATCCGGTTGGAGGTCGAGCAGGTCGGACCGGCCACCGCACCGATCACCGTGGTGCTGCTGCACGGCTGGACCCTGGACCACCGGACCTGGCACCGACAGGTGTCCGCCTTGGTCGAGAACCTGGGCGACGCGGTCCGGATCATCAGCTACGACGCCCGCGGGCACGGTCGGTCCGGCGTCAGCAACCTCGGTACGGCCACCCTGGCCCGGCTCGGCGACGATCTCGCCGAACTGCTCGACCGGTTGGCACCGACCGGTCCCGTGGTGCTGGTCGGACACTCGCTCGGCGGAATGACGATCATGGAGTACGCCCACCGCCACCCGGACGACTTCGCCACCAGGATCGCCGGACTCGTCTTCGTCGCCACCACCGCCGAGGGCCACACCCACACCTGTTACGGCCTGCCCACCCGGGTCGCCTGGCTGATCCGGCTCGCCGAGACCACCGGTGCCGGCGTACTGGCCCGCTGCGGAGGCCTGCGTACGCCGCAACCGCTGTTGCAGGCACTGCGGCCCAGCCTGCGCTGGCTGCTGTTCGGGGACGACTGCGCGTCGGAGGACATCCGGCTGACCACCTCGGCAGTGTCACGCGCGGCGCTGGTCGCGATCGGCGGGCTACGGTCCTCGATCGGCCGGCAGCACCGCCTGGACACCCTCGCCACCCTCGGTGACCTGCCGGTGGCGGCCCTGGTCGGCGACCGGGACCGGCTCACCCCGCCCCGGTGCACCGAGTCTATCGTCGAGACCCTCCCGGACACCGAGCTGACGGTCTGTCCGGGCGCCGGGCACATGCTCATGCTGGAACGCCCGGACGAGGTGAACGCCGCCCTGCTCGAGGTTGTCCGGCGCGCGCTCGCGCCGATCCCCGCCCAACGACGGCCCCACCCGCACTGA
- a CDS encoding acyl carrier protein has protein sequence MTTRDEITAGLAEILEEVAGVNPDDVAEEKSFTDDLDVDSLSMVEVVVAAEEKFGVKIPDNEVQNLKTVGDAVAYIEAQS, from the coding sequence ATGACGACCCGTGACGAGATCACCGCCGGCCTCGCCGAGATCCTCGAAGAGGTTGCCGGCGTGAACCCGGACGACGTCGCCGAGGAGAAGTCGTTCACCGACGACCTTGACGTCGACTCGCTCTCCATGGTCGAGGTCGTCGTCGCGGCCGAGGAGAAGTTCGGCGTGAAGATCCCCGACAACGAGGTACAGAACCTGAAGACCGTGGGCGACGCGGTCGCCTACATTGAGGCGCAGTCCTGA
- a CDS encoding DUF3145 domain-containing protein, with product MPTRGVVYVHSTPLAVCAHVEWAIARVLTVPVNLHWTVQPVDPGARRAECSWSGRPGTGAELAAALRQWPMIRFEITEEPSTGVDGERFMYVPGRGLFRATTGAAGDIQLGEDRLRAIMASARAPEALAHALDKALGTAWDAELEPYRYAGDGAPVTLLTRVG from the coding sequence GTGCCAACGCGTGGCGTCGTATACGTCCACTCGACCCCACTCGCCGTGTGTGCACACGTCGAGTGGGCGATCGCGCGCGTCCTTACCGTGCCGGTCAATCTGCACTGGACGGTTCAACCCGTCGATCCCGGCGCACGCCGGGCTGAGTGCAGTTGGTCCGGCCGGCCGGGGACGGGCGCGGAACTGGCTGCTGCCCTGCGGCAGTGGCCGATGATCCGTTTCGAGATCACCGAGGAGCCGAGCACCGGGGTCGACGGTGAGCGGTTCATGTACGTACCCGGACGCGGGCTGTTCCGGGCCACCACCGGCGCCGCCGGTGACATCCAGCTCGGCGAGGACCGGCTGCGCGCCATCATGGCGTCGGCACGGGCTCCCGAGGCACTGGCGCACGCCCTGGACAAGGCACTCGGCACGGCGTGGGACGCCGAGCTGGAGCCGTACCGGTACGCCGGTGACGGGGCTCCGGTGACGCTGCTCACCAGGGTCGGCTGA
- a CDS encoding class I SAM-dependent methyltransferase has product MEATEIRKLAALEDTHWWYRERRALLARSLRRLAAAGRGPTAAAATSTSDRALDIGAAGGGNTRVLRAHGWRPVALEYSPEGAQVAAERGLHVLRADARQLPLPSASLGLVVAFDILEHIDEDQLAAAEIRRTLRPGGTALIAVPCDMRLWSAHDVAVGHVRRYDRTSLVSVLEQAGLVVDELWSWNVMLRPVAAWRRRKSTGSDLDELPGVVNLGLRAVITAERYLPVKSLPGVSLMLRAHRPAAG; this is encoded by the coding sequence GTGGAAGCGACCGAGATCCGCAAGCTGGCCGCCCTGGAGGACACCCACTGGTGGTACCGGGAGCGGCGGGCCCTGCTGGCCCGATCGCTGCGCCGGCTCGCCGCCGCCGGCCGGGGCCCGACCGCAGCCGCCGCTACGAGCACCTCTGACCGGGCGTTGGACATCGGTGCGGCCGGTGGTGGCAACACCCGGGTGCTGCGGGCGCACGGGTGGCGGCCGGTGGCGTTGGAGTACAGCCCCGAGGGCGCGCAGGTGGCCGCCGAACGCGGACTGCACGTGCTGCGCGCCGACGCCCGGCAACTGCCCCTGCCGTCGGCCAGCCTCGGGCTGGTGGTCGCGTTCGACATCCTCGAGCACATCGACGAGGACCAGCTCGCCGCGGCGGAGATCCGGCGTACGCTCCGGCCGGGCGGGACGGCGCTGATCGCCGTACCGTGCGACATGCGGCTCTGGTCGGCGCACGACGTCGCGGTCGGTCACGTACGCCGTTACGACCGGACCTCGCTGGTCTCGGTCCTGGAGCAGGCCGGTCTGGTCGTCGACGAGCTGTGGAGCTGGAACGTGATGCTCCGCCCGGTGGCGGCCTGGCGCCGGCGCAAGTCCACCGGCAGCGACCTCGACGAACTGCCCGGTGTGGTCAACCTCGGCCTCCGGGCGGTGATCACCGCCGAGCGCTACCTGCCGGTCAAGTCCCTACCCGGCGTCTCCCTCATGCTCCGCGCCCACCGCCCTGCGGCAGGGTGA
- the fabF gene encoding beta-ketoacyl-ACP synthase II codes for MTRPDVVVTGLGATTPLGGDVASTWDAMLAGRSGVGPLTQEWAEQLPVRIAAELAVDPSEVLDRVKLRRLDRSEAIALIAAHQAWADSGLADSGLDPERLGVSVGTGIGGAQTLLAQDDILEAKGARRVSPHTVPMLMPNGPAAWVGLELGAQAGVHSVASACATGAEAIALGLDMIRSGRADVVMAGGTEAVIHPLPIAGFASARAMSIRNDDPETASRPWDKGRDGFVLGEGAGVLVLERADHAAARGARVYARLAGAGITSDGYDIVQPHPEGAGFKRAIRFALADAGLDRSDIVHVNAHATSTPVGDMLEVAGLRAALGEHPVLTATKSLIGHLLGAAGAVESIATILSIRDSIVPPTINLEDPEDGLLDVVAHKPRALDIPAALNNSFGFGGHNVALIFTRA; via the coding sequence ATGACTCGCCCCGACGTCGTCGTCACCGGGCTCGGCGCGACGACCCCGCTCGGCGGGGACGTCGCGTCGACCTGGGACGCCATGCTCGCCGGCCGCTCCGGGGTGGGACCGCTCACCCAGGAGTGGGCCGAGCAACTGCCGGTCCGGATCGCCGCCGAGCTGGCCGTCGACCCGTCCGAGGTCCTGGACCGGGTCAAGCTGCGCCGGCTCGACCGGTCCGAGGCGATCGCCCTGATCGCCGCCCACCAGGCCTGGGCCGACTCCGGGCTGGCCGACTCCGGCCTCGACCCGGAGCGGCTCGGGGTCAGCGTCGGCACCGGCATCGGTGGCGCGCAGACCCTGCTCGCCCAGGACGACATCCTGGAAGCGAAGGGCGCGCGGCGGGTCTCCCCGCACACCGTCCCGATGCTCATGCCGAACGGACCGGCCGCCTGGGTCGGGCTCGAACTCGGCGCCCAGGCCGGTGTGCACTCGGTGGCGAGCGCCTGCGCGACCGGTGCGGAGGCGATCGCCCTCGGGCTGGACATGATCAGGTCGGGTCGCGCCGACGTGGTCATGGCCGGTGGCACCGAGGCGGTCATCCACCCGCTGCCGATCGCCGGTTTCGCCTCGGCACGGGCCATGTCGATCCGCAACGACGACCCGGAGACCGCGTCCCGCCCCTGGGACAAGGGCCGGGACGGGTTCGTCCTCGGTGAGGGCGCCGGTGTGCTGGTGCTCGAACGGGCCGACCACGCCGCCGCCCGCGGCGCGCGGGTCTACGCCCGGCTCGCCGGTGCCGGAATCACCTCGGACGGGTACGACATCGTCCAGCCGCACCCGGAGGGCGCCGGCTTCAAGCGGGCCATCCGGTTCGCGCTGGCCGACGCCGGCCTCGACCGGTCGGACATCGTGCACGTCAACGCGCACGCGACCTCCACCCCGGTCGGGGACATGCTCGAGGTGGCCGGACTGCGGGCCGCCCTCGGCGAACACCCGGTGCTGACCGCCACGAAGTCGCTGATCGGGCACCTGCTCGGCGCGGCCGGCGCGGTCGAGTCGATCGCCACCATCCTGTCCATCCGGGACTCGATCGTCCCGCCGACGATCAACCTCGAGGACCCGGAGGACGGCCTGCTCGACGTGGTCGCCCACAAGCCCCGTGCCCTGGACATCCCCGCGGCGCTGAACAACTCGTTCGGCTTCGGCGGGCACAACGTGGCTCTCATCTTCACCCGGGCCTGA